CTTCCATCTCACCGAATCGCTGACCACCGAACTGGGCTTTACCACCGAGTGGCTGCTGAGTCACTAACGAATAAGGTCCTGTTGAGCGCGCGTGCATCTTGTCATCAACAAGGTGATGCAGCTTCAGGTAATGCATGTAGCCAACCGTCACGGGACGTTCAAACTGATCACCCGTCCTGCCGTCAATCAACCAAGCCTGAGCTCGGCTCTCGGTCAGACCAAGTTCACTTGCGATTTCGTCGGGATACGCAAGTTCCAGCATCATGCCAATTTCTGCCTCTGATGCACCATCGAAAACTGGTGTCGCGAATGGCACCCCGTCCTGCAGGTTACGTGCCAATTCCATTACATCGCCATCGGAGAGGTCGTTAATCTGCGCTCCAGCACCGGTTTCGTTGTAGACACGATCCAGGAAACTTCTCACGTTGGCCACTTCGACTTTCTGCTGATCCTTCAGCATGGCATCAATTCGGCGTCCGATACCTTTTGCGGCCCAACCCAGGTGAACCTCGAGAACCTGTCCTACGTTCATCCGCGATGGAACTCCAAGCGGGTTCAGAACGATGTCGACCGGTGTTCCATCCGCCATGTGAGGCATATCTTCCACTGGCGTAATGCGAGAAACAACACCTTTGTTACCGTGACGACCAGCCATCTTGTCACCAGGCTGCAAACGGCGCTTGACGGCAAGGTAGACCTTGATCATCTTGAGAACGCCTGGCGGCAATTCATCGCCCTGTGTAAGCTTTTTGCGCTTCTCTTCAAATGCAAGATCAAACTGATGGCGCTTTGCTTCGAGCGAATCTTTTGCCTGCTCAAGGACCTGGGCGTGCCCTTCGTCAGCGAGTCGAATATCAAACCACTGCCAACGGTCGAGTTCAGTCAGATACTCCTTCGTGATGACAGATCCTTTAGCCAGCTTGCGCGGACCACCATTCACTGTCTTGTCAACCAGGAGCTTCTCGACACGGTAAAAGGTATCGTTTTCAACAATCCGGAGCTGATCGTTCAAGTCCTGGCGGTAGCGACGAAGCTCATCATCAATAATTGACTGAGCCCGCTTGTCCCGCTGGATCCCTTCACGTGTGAAGACCTGGACGTCGATAACGGTTCCGACCATTCCGGATGGAACGCGCAGGGAAGTATCTTTTACGTCCGAGGCTTTCTCACCGAAAATGGCACGCAACAATTTTTCTTCCGGCGTGAGCTGGGTCTCGCCTTTCGGAGTGACCTTACCCACCAGAACGTCGTCAGCGCGCACTTCTGCACCGATATGGACAATACCGGACTCATCAAGGCGGTTCAGCTGGATCTCTGCCAGATTGCTGATATCTCTTGTGATTTCCTCAGGTCCGAGTTTCGTATCACGAGCAACAACAGTCAGTTCCTCAATATGGATCGAGGTATAACGGTCATCCGATACAACTTTCTCGGAAATGAGAATTGAATCCTCAAAGTTATAGCCATTCCAAGGCATAAACGCGATCAACATGTTCTGACCAAGCGCAAGTTCGCCCAAATCAGTCGATGCGCCGTCCGCGAGTACGTCGCCCCGTGCAACCTTGTCACCACGTATGACAACAGGGCGCTGGTTGATGTTTGTATTCTGGTTGGAACGGGTGTATTTGGTCAGGTTGTAGATGTCGACGCCAACTTCACCAGCGACGTTTTCTTCGTCATTGACACGAATCACGATACGCTCGGCATCAACGTGATCAACAACGCCGCCACGCAATGCCTGAACGGTGGTGCCAGAGTCAACTGCAACAGTGCGTTCGATTCCTGTACCAACGAGCGGCTTTTGCGGACGCAGGCAAGGCACAGCCTGACGTTGCATGTTTGCACCCATCAGCGCACGGTTTGCGTCGTCGTGCTCCAGGAACGGAATCAAGGAAGCGGCAACCGACACGATCTGCGAAGGAGCCACGTCCATGTAATCGACCTTGGCAGGCGCGGTCAACAGCGTCTCACCAGCTTGTCGGCAAGCAACCAAATCATCAACGTACCCGCCGGTTTCGTCAATCTTGGCGTTCGCCTGGGCGATGATGAAAGTACCTTCTTCAATCGCAGACAGATACTCGATGCGATCTGTTACGCGTCCGTTCTCGACTTTGCGATAGGGCGTTTCCAGAAAACCGTATTCATTCAGGCGTGCATAGAGAGCCATCGAGTTAATCAGACCAATGTTTGGTCCTTCTGGAGTCTCGATCGGACAAACACGTCCATAGTGAGTCGGATGTACGTCGCGAACCTCAAATCCGGCACGTTCACGTGTCAGACCACCGGGTCCCAACGCAGAAACGCGTCGCTTGTGCGTGATCTCAGACAATGGGTTTGTCTGGTCCATGAACTGAGAAAGCTGGCTTGACCCGAAAAACTCCTTGATAGCCGCAGAGATTGGCTTGGAGTTGATCAAATCGTGCGGCATCAGGTTCTCGGTTTCAGCCTGGCCCAGACGCTCTTTAACTGCGCGCTCGACTCGCACCAGACCCGCACGGAACTGATTCTCGGCAAGTTCACCTACGCAGCGAACACGTCTGTTACCAAGGTGATCGATATCATCGATCTGACCACGCCCGTTTCGCAATTCGACCAACACCTTGATCGTGTCGAGGATGTCCTCGTCAGTCAAGGTCATCGGGTCAGCTTCGCCATCCGGGTGTCCTAGTCGACTATTAACCTTCATGCGTCCAACGCGTGACAGGTCGTAGGTCTCTTCGCTGTAGAACAAACGTTGGAACAACGCCTCGACAGCGTCCTCGGTAGGAGGTTCTCCAGGACGCATCATGCGGTAGATTGCAACACGGGCTGCCATCTGGTCCGCTGTCTCATCAGTCCGAAGGGTCTGCGAGATATAAGAGCCGCGATCAAGATCATTCACGAACAAAGTCTGAATGGTCTGGATACCTGCTGTCCGGATATTGGCAAGCAACGTTTCGGTAACTTCTTCGTTCGCTGTCGCAATCATCTCACCGGTATCGGGGTCGACCAGCTTGGTCGCAAGAATGCGGCCAATCAAATAATCTTCCGGGACCGATATGCGTTTAACACCAGCGTTTGAAATGTCACGCAGGTGCTTGGCGTTAATCCGCTTGTCTTTCTCGACGAGGACATTTCCGTCCTTGTCCTTGATATCGAACCTTGCGACTTCTCCCTTCCATCTCTCCGGGATAAAGTCGATCAACGCGCCATCTGACATCATCTCGAATTGATCGAACTCAAAGAAATGAGCAAGGATTGCCTCAGGCGTCATTCCGATCGCCTTCAGCAGAATAGTCACCGGCATTTTTCTGCGGCGATCGACGCGGAAGAAGAGGACATCCTTCGGATCGAACTCGAAGTCAAGCCAGGAGCCACGGTAAGGGATGACCCGTGCAGAAAAAAGCAATTTTCCTGAACTGTGTGTCTTGCCCCTGTCATGCTCGAAAAACACGCCTGGCGAACGGTGCAACTGAGAAACAATAACGCGCTCAGTACCGTTAATCACAAAGGAACCAGTATTCGTCATCAACGGGATTTCACCCATATAGACTTCCTGTTCCTTGATCTCTTTAACGGTGGGTTTGCTTACCTCGCGATCCATAAGGACGAGGCGCACTTTCGCACGCAGCGAAGACGCGAAAGTTAAG
This sequence is a window from Orrella marina. Protein-coding genes within it:
- the rpoB gene encoding DNA-directed RNA polymerase subunit beta, with the protein product MPYSFTEKKRIRKSFAKREDVQAVPYLLATQLESFRTFLQADVTPSKRKAEGLQAAFTSIFPIVSHNNMARLEFVSFSLADPAFDVKECQLRGLTFASSLRAKVRLVLMDREVSKPTVKEIKEQEVYMGEIPLMTNTGSFVINGTERVIVSQLHRSPGVFFEHDRGKTHSSGKLLFSARVIPYRGSWLDFEFDPKDVLFFRVDRRRKMPVTILLKAIGMTPEAILAHFFEFDQFEMMSDGALIDFIPERWKGEVARFDIKDKDGNVLVEKDKRINAKHLRDISNAGVKRISVPEDYLIGRILATKLVDPDTGEMIATANEEVTETLLANIRTAGIQTIQTLFVNDLDRGSYISQTLRTDETADQMAARVAIYRMMRPGEPPTEDAVEALFQRLFYSEETYDLSRVGRMKVNSRLGHPDGEADPMTLTDEDILDTIKVLVELRNGRGQIDDIDHLGNRRVRCVGELAENQFRAGLVRVERAVKERLGQAETENLMPHDLINSKPISAAIKEFFGSSQLSQFMDQTNPLSEITHKRRVSALGPGGLTRERAGFEVRDVHPTHYGRVCPIETPEGPNIGLINSMALYARLNEYGFLETPYRKVENGRVTDRIEYLSAIEEGTFIIAQANAKIDETGGYVDDLVACRQAGETLLTAPAKVDYMDVAPSQIVSVAASLIPFLEHDDANRALMGANMQRQAVPCLRPQKPLVGTGIERTVAVDSGTTVQALRGGVVDHVDAERIVIRVNDEENVAGEVGVDIYNLTKYTRSNQNTNINQRPVVIRGDKVARGDVLADGASTDLGELALGQNMLIAFMPWNGYNFEDSILISEKVVSDDRYTSIHIEELTVVARDTKLGPEEITRDISNLAEIQLNRLDESGIVHIGAEVRADDVLVGKVTPKGETQLTPEEKLLRAIFGEKASDVKDTSLRVPSGMVGTVIDVQVFTREGIQRDKRAQSIIDDELRRYRQDLNDQLRIVENDTFYRVEKLLVDKTVNGGPRKLAKGSVITKEYLTELDRWQWFDIRLADEGHAQVLEQAKDSLEAKRHQFDLAFEEKRKKLTQGDELPPGVLKMIKVYLAVKRRLQPGDKMAGRHGNKGVVSRITPVEDMPHMADGTPVDIVLNPLGVPSRMNVGQVLEVHLGWAAKGIGRRIDAMLKDQQKVEVANVRSFLDRVYNETGAGAQINDLSDGDVMELARNLQDGVPFATPVFDGASEAEIGMMLELAYPDEIASELGLTESRAQAWLIDGRTGDQFERPVTVGYMHYLKLHHLVDDKMHARSTGPYSLVTQQPLGGKAQFGGQRFGEMEVWALEAYGASYTLQEMLTVKSDDISGRTKLYENIVKGDHTIDAGMPESFNVLVKEIRSLALDMDLERK